The segment GACCTGGCGGGTCCCGCACAGGTGTTCTCCACGGCCGCCGACTTCGGGCACTCCTATCAACTGAGTTACGTCGCCGAGCAGCCGACGGTCCCCACCACCCAGGGCCTGCCGCTGACGGCCCGGCTCGATCCGCCCGACCTCGGTCCCGGGGATCTGATCGTGGTGCCCGGCTGGCGGTCCCGCACCCTGGCCGCCAGTCCCCCGGTCGGCGCGGCCTGCCTACAACTGCTCCGGGACCACCACGCCCAAGGCGGGACCGTGGCCGGGGTCTGCGCCGGCGCCGAACTCCTCGGCCGGGCCGGGCTGCTCGACGGCCGGCGCTGCACCACCCACCACGATGTGCAGGACGAACTCGCCCACCGCTACCCGAAGGCGAGCGTCGTCCGCGACGTCCTCTACACCACCGACGACCGGGTGGTGACATCGGCGGGCGTCGCCAGCGGCATCGACCTGGCCCTGCATCTGATCGCTACCCGGCACGGCCCGGGCGCCGCCGCCCGGGTGGCCCGGGACATGGTCGTCTACGCCCGGCGCAACGGCGGTGAGCCACAGACCAGCGCCATGCTCCGCGCCCGGTCCCACTTCGACGACACCGTGCACCGCGTCCAGGACCTGCTGGACACCCGCTTCGACCAGCCGATGCCGCTGCGCGCCCTGGCCGCCGCCGAAGGCGTCAGCGAGCGCACCCTCACCCGGCTCTTCACCCGCGCCACCGGCGGCCTCACCCCGCTGCGCTACCAGCAGGCCCTCCGGCTGGAGCGGGCGGAGTATCTGATCGGCCACGGCACCACGGTCGACGCCGCCGCCCGCGCCGTCGGCTTCGAGGACCCGCGGATGCTGCGCCGCCTGCGGGCACGCGGGGTGCGGTGAGGGCGGCACGCGGCGCGGACACCGGCCGGACCAGGTGCCCGACCGGACCAGGCGCCCGACCGGCCGCCCGGGTGGGTCCGGGTGGTGACCATCGGCCGGGGCGGTGTCCGGAGGGCGGATGCGGACTGACAGAGATCCCGGTCCGCACTAAGCTGGCCCGTGCAACTGGTTCGCCCCGTCCGCCAGGCGGAGGCGTCGCAAGAGGGAACCCGGTGGAAATCCGGGACTGCCCCGCAGCGGTGAGCAGGAACGACCGCCGTCATACGCACTGGGTCCGTACGGGCCTGGGAAGCGACGGCCAGTAGGTGTCCTCCGTTCCTCGGAGGATGTGCCCGCGAGTCCGAAGACCTGCCCGTTGCCCGCTCGCGGACCGTTCCGCGCGCGGATATCCCGGTGACCTCGAGGGCGGGTCGGCGCACACACCAGGCAGCGGGCACCTCTTCGTACACGGTGGCCCGTCCCGCCCGGTGCGTCAGCCCTTCGCGCTCTCGTCCCGTACCGGGATCTCAGGGATTCATCTCGCGAAGGAGATCTCCGTGACCACGAAGTCCGCAGCCGCGGCGGCACGGGCCACCGTGTACGGCTACCCCCGCCAGGGGAAGAACCGGGAACTCAAGAAGGCCGTCGAGGGCTACTGGGCGGGCACCGTCACCGCCGAAGCACTGCGAACCACCGCCGCCGGGCTCCGCGGCGAGACCTGGCGCCAACTGGCCGCGGCCGGTGTCGGCGAGGTCCCCACCGGCGACTTCTCCTACTACGACCAGGTCCTCGACACCACCGTCATGGTGGGGGCGATCCCCCCACGGCACCGCGCCGCCGTCGCCGCGGACGCCCTGGACGGCTACTTCGCCATGGCCCGCGGCACCCAGGACGCCCCGCCGCTGGAGATGACCAAGTGGTTCGACACCAACTACCACTATCTGGTCCCGGAGCTGGGCCCCGACACGGTCTTCACCGCCGACTCCGGCAAGCAGACCGCCGAACTCCGGGAGGCACTCGCCCTCGGTCTGACACCCCGGCCGGTCCTGGTCGGTCCCGTCACCTATCTCCTGCTCGCCGAGCCCGCCCCCGGGGTCCCGGCCGGCTTCGACCCGCTGACCCTGCTGGACCGGCTCCTTCCGGTATACGCGGAGGTCCTGGCCGATCTGCGCGCGGCGGGCGCCGAGTGGGTGCAGCTCGACGAACCGGCCCTGGTCCAGGACCGCACCCCGGCCGAACTGAACGCCGCCGCACGCGCCTACCGTGACCTCGGCGCCCTGACCGCGCGGCCGAAGCTGCTGGTCGCCTCCTACTTCGACCGGCTCGGCGAGGCCCTGCCCGTACTGGCCAAAGCACCGGTCGAGGGTCTGGCGGTCGATTTCACCGGATCCGCCGCCGCGAACCTGGGCGAGCTCGCCGCCGCCGGGGGGCTGCCCGGGAAGCGGCTGGTCGCCGGGGTCGTCGACGGCCGCAATATCTGGGTCGACGATCTGGAGCGTTCCCTCGGCACCCTGGGCACCCTGCTGGGTCTCGCGGACCGGGTCGACGTGGCCGCCTCCTGCTCGCTCCTGCACGTCCCGCTGGACACCGCCGCGGAGCGGGACATCGATCCGCAGATCCTGCGCTGGCTCTCCTTCGCCCGGCAGAAGACCGCCGAGATCGTCACCCTCGCCAGGGGACTGACCCATGGCACCGGTGCCATCGCCGGTGAGCTGGCGGCCAACCGCGCGGCCCGGTCCTCCCGTGCCGCCTCCCCCATCACCCGGGATCCCGCGGTACGGGCCCGGACGGCGGCCGTCACCGAGACCGACGCGCACCGCTCCGAGCCCTACGGGGTGCGGACCGTGGCCCAGCGCACCCGGCTCGGGCTCCCTCTCCTGCCGACCACCACCATCGGCTCCTTCCCCCAGACCGGCGAACTGCGTACCGCCCGTGCCGAACTACGAGCCGGACGCATCGATTCCGCTGCGTACGAGAAGCGCATCGAAGCGGAGATCCGAGACGTCGTCGACTTCCAGGAGAAGGCCGGAATCGACGTTCTGGTCCACGGCGAGCCCGAGCGCAACGACATGGTCCAGTACTTCGCCGAACGGCTCACCGGCTATCTCGCCACCCGGCACGGCTGGGTGCAGTCCTACGGCACCCGCTATGTCCGCCCGCCGATCCTCGCCGGGGACATCTCCCGGCCCGAACCGATGACGGTCCGGTGGACCGCCTATGCCCAATCCCTGACCAGCCGTCCGGTCAAGGGCATGCTCACCGGCCCCGTCACCATGCTCGCCTGGTCCTTCGTCCGCGACGACCAGCCACTGGCCGACACCGCGCGCCAGGTAGCGCTCGCCCTCCGCGACGAGGTCCACGACCTCGAAGCGGCCGGCAGCTCCGTCATCCAGGTCGACGAGCCCGCGCTCCGCGAGACCCTGCCCCTGCGCGCCGCCGACCAGCCCGCCTATCTGGCGTGGGCCACCGAGGCGTTCCGGCTCACCACCGCCGGAGTACGGCCGAGCACCCAGATCCACACCCATATGTGCTACGCCGACTTCGGGGACATCGTCCAGGCCATCGACGAACTCGACGCCGATGTCATCAGCCTGGAAGCGGCCCGCTCCCATATGCGGATCGCCCGCGAACTCGCCGCCCACGGCTACCCGCGCGAGGCCGGCCCCGGTGTGTACGACATCCACTCACCGCGCGTCCCCACCACCGAGGAGATCGTCCGGCTGCTCCGCGCCGGTCTCCAGGCCGTCCCCGCCGAGCGGCTCTGGGTCAACCCCGACTGCGGTCTGAAGACCCGTGGTCTGCCCGAGACCCGCGCCTCGCTGCGGAATCTGGTCGCGGCCGCCCGCACGGTCCGCGCCGAGGTACCCGGGTCCTGACCCGGGGTCCCGGTCCGGGGGTGGCGGGGCCCGGCCCTGCCGCCCCCGGGCCGGGAGGCGGTCCGGCCGAAGGCCGCCTGCCACGGTCTGATGTTGGTTAGGGTGACCGGCAGAGACTGATTCCGATGCCCTCGGCCGGGTTGGTGCGCGGCCGGGGTGATGGACACAGGCCGACGGCTCCCGCCCGGGTCCGGTCGGCCGTGACGGGGGGGGCTCGTTGGCGGGGCATGGTCGTCGGCTCGGAGTTCAGCAGATCGATCGGCCGGCGCCCGCGGTGCTGTCCTCGTCGGTGCGCGCGGCGCTCGGGCCGGTCGCGGTCCTCGGCGCGCTGACGGTCGCCGTGATCGGGATCCTGATCGCCGGTGACAACGGGCCCGGCAGGGTGGACGCATGGCTCCAGCCGGATATGGGCGGTGTCCGGCCGCCGTGGCGGAAGGCCGCTCTGGCCGTCGACTTCCTCGCGGAGCCCGCCGGAGCGGCGCTGCTGGTCATGGCCGCCGTGACGGTCTTTCTGCTGCTTCGGCTGCCTCGCGCGGCGGTATTCATCGTGGTCGGCGCCGGTCTGACCGTGGGGACGACCAAACTGCTCAAACCCCTGGTGGGGCGCACCATCAACGGCGAGCATCTGTCCTACCCGAGCGGGCATACCGCCTTTCTCACCGCGTTCGCCCTCATGGTCGCGCTGCTCGCGGCCGGCCGGCTCGGCCTCGGCAGGACGGCCGGCCTGCTGCTCGTCCTCACCGCGGCGCTGGCCGCCGGTGCCGCCATGGGCTGGGCGCAGGTCGCTCTGAGCGCGCACTACCCGACCGATGTCCTCGGCGGCTGGTGCACCGCGCTGGCGGTGGTACCGGCGACCGCGTGGCTGGTCGACCGGACGGCCGACGCCGCCCGGCCGGAGCGCGACCGGCGTCGGGTCAGGCCAGCCGGCGGAAGACGGGCTTGACCGGTCGCCCGGCGAGCCAGGGGGTGGGGTCGGTGGCGTCCAGTGCCTTCCGGTACACCGCGCACGCCTGGGCCACGGTGTCGACGGTGTGGTCGATGTCGGCGTCGTCGAGCGCGCTGCTGACCACGAACGACGGGGCGAGCACCCCGCCCGCGAGGAGCCGGCGCAGGAACAGGGTGCGGTACCGCTGCGAGGGCCGCCCGTTCTCGTCGAGGGTGGCGAAGACCAGATTACTGGCCCGTCCCCGGACGACGACGTGGTCGGCGACGCCCATGCTCGCCGCGGCGTCCCGGACACCCGCGGCCAGCCGCTCGCCGAGTGCGTGCAGCCGCGCGGTGACGCCCTCCTCCGCATAGGTGGTGAGTACGGCCATCGCGGCGGCCAGCGAGTGCGTTTCGGCCCCGTGCGTGGTGGACAGCAGGAACACCCGGTCGTGGGAGTCGCGCAGCCCGCCCCGCTCCATGAGCTCACGGCGTCCGGCCAGCGCGGCGACGGCGAACCCGTTGCCCAGCGCCTTGCCGAAGGTGGAGAGGTCGGGGACGACACCGTACAGACCCTGGGCACCCGCCTCGGACCAGCGGAAGCCAGTGATCATCTCATCGAAGATCAGCACACAGCCGTGCCGGTCGGCCAGTTCGCGCAGGCCGGCCAGATAGCCGGGGGGAGGCTCCGTGTGTCCGGCGGGTTCCAGGATCAGACAGGCGATCTCGTCCCGGTACCGGCTGAGCAGTGCCTCCGTGGCGGCCAGGTCCCCGTAGGGGAACGCCACGGTGAGTTCGGTGGTCGCCGCCGGAATCCCGGCGGACATCGGTGTGGTGCCGATGAACCAGTCGTCGACGGAGAAGAACGGATGGTCGCCGCAGACGGCCACCCGCGGGCGCCCGGTGACGGCGCGGGCGAGGCGCACCGCGGCGGTGGTGGCGTCGGAACCGTTCTTCGCGAACTTCACCATGTCGGCGGTCGGCACGGTGGCCAGGAAGCGTTCCGCGGCCTCGACCTCCATGATGGACGGCCGGACGAAGTTGCTGCCGCGGTCGAGTTCCCGCCGCACCGCCTCGATCACGCGCGGGTGGGCATGGCCGAGGCTGACCGACCGCAGACCGGAGCCGTACTCGATATAGCGGTTGCCGTCGACGTCCCATACATGGGCACCGCGGCCGTGGCTGATGACCGGGGCCAGGTTCTCGGGGTACTGGTCGTCGCCCTTGGCGTAGGTGTGCGCGCCGCCGGGGATCAGGGCGTGCAGCCGCTCGTTCGCCGCCCGCGACTTGGGCAGGAGGAAGTCTTCGGGGTCCACTCCGGCCTCAGCTCTCTCGGTTCTCTTCGTTCTCTCGGTTCTCTTCGTTCTCTCGGTTCACTTGGTGCTCTTGGTGCTCTTGGTGCTCTTGGTGCTCTCGGTGCTCTCGGTGCTCTCGGTGCTTCAGGGCCTCGGCGAGGGTCGGTGCCTCCCGGTCCCGGCGGGACATCGACACGGCAGGCAGCGGCCACGGAATGGCGAGTTCCGGATCGTCGAAGGCGATCGTCACGTCCTCGGCCGGATCGTGCGGGCGGTCGATCCGGTACGAGGTGTCGGCGGTTTCGGTCAGCGCCTGGAAGCCGTGCGCGCACCCCGCCGGGATGTACAGGGTCTTCTGTGTCTCGCCGGACAGTTCGAAGAAGGCCCGGTTGCGGTAGGTCGGTGAGTCCGTCCGCAGGTCGACGACGACGTCGAAGATCTTCCCGTACGAGCAGCGGACCAGCTTGGCCTCGCCGGCTCCGGAGCGCAGATGCAGTCCGCGCAGCACCCCACGGACCGAGCGGGACACGCTGTCCTGGACGAAGGCGTCCGGGTCGAGGCCCACCGAGCGGATCACATCGGCGTCGAAGGTGCGGCAGAAGAAGCCGCGTTCGTCGGCGTACGGCACCGGCTCGAACAGATACGCGCCGTCGATCTCCGGGATTCCGGTCGCCTTCATGGTGCCTCCCGCAGGGCCTGGGCGTGAGTGTGGGTGTGGTCGGTCGCCGGGAAGAGGGTCTTGGTCAGGGCGGTGAACTGGTGGTCGAGTTGCCGCGCCGCGAGCTCGTTCCGCTCGGTGAGGGTCCGCCGTAGCTCCGCCGATCTCCGCTCCAGGGCCCGGAACTGCTCGAGGAGCCGGTCGGCGTCGACCTCGCGGGCCGGGTGGCAGTACACGCCGAGGCCCATCCGGGCCATGAGCGCCTCGCTCTTCGCCGCATAGCTGAGTGCGAGCGTCGGTGTGCCGGCCTTCAGGGCGCAGATCAGATTGTGGTAGCGGGTGGCGACCACGGTGGCGGCGGCGGCCGTCTCCTTCATCAGATCGGCCAGCGAGGCCGCCTCGGCCGCGGTGACCAGCGGCGAGTCCACCGCTTCGAGGATCGCGGCGACCACCGTCGCATCGGCCTCGTCGCCGGTGAGCAGCCGGACCTGCCTGCCGTCCTCGGCCAGCGCGCGGACGAAGCGGGTCGTCCCGTCGAGGTAGCGCCGGTGGATCTCCTCGGCCCTGGCCCGGTCGTCGTTGCCGCCGTGGAAGGCCATGACGCCGACACAGACCGGGCCCGGCGGGTCCGGGGGTACGCCGGCCCCCGGCACTGGCAGGGCGAAGGCGAGGTCCGGATAGACCTCGTCGCGCGCGGTGTCCACGCCCATCGCCCGCATCGCGTCGCGGGACAGGTCGTCCCGGTACGACCGGTAGGCGGCCAGCCGTGCCGACCAGCGCACCAGGGTCCGGGTGGACCGGCGGCCGATCGCGGCGGCGCCGACGCTGACCAGCGCGACCCGGGTGCCCGTCAGCCGGCCGGTCGCGCAGAGCAGGAACAGGGAGTACGGGAAGCCCCAGGGCCGCAGCGGCAGGGTGGCCTCCAGGACGCCCATGCCCGGCACGATCACCACATCGTGGCGGCGCACCCAGGCGGCGGTGCGGAAGACGTCGACGAGTTTGCCCAGACCCTTGCCCGCGATCGCGCCCGCACGCGACGCCGTCCGGTACTCGCCGCGGTACCAGTGCAGCCGGGTCGCGGGGATCCCGTACCGGGCCGTGACCGTCTCGGGTCCGCCGCACAGCGCGTCCACGACGGCGTCCGGGTGCTCGGCGCGGAGATAGCCGAGCACGGCCTCGAGCGAACCGTCGTTGCCGAGGTTGCCGGAGCCGAGCAGGCCGAACACCCCGACCCGTACCGGAGTCCCGGTCCCCGGCTTCACGCCTGCCTGCCTTCCCGGCCGGCGACGAGGGCGTCGACGGATACGTCCGTCCGGCCCGGGTCGACCGGGGCCCGGTCCTCGACCCGCTCACCGGCGCCCGGCCGGGCCCGG is part of the Streptomyces qinzhouensis genome and harbors:
- a CDS encoding glutamate-1-semialdehyde 2,1-aminomutase encodes the protein MDPEDFLLPKSRAANERLHALIPGGAHTYAKGDDQYPENLAPVISHGRGAHVWDVDGNRYIEYGSGLRSVSLGHAHPRVIEAVRRELDRGSNFVRPSIMEVEAAERFLATVPTADMVKFAKNGSDATTAAVRLARAVTGRPRVAVCGDHPFFSVDDWFIGTTPMSAGIPAATTELTVAFPYGDLAATEALLSRYRDEIACLILEPAGHTEPPPGYLAGLRELADRHGCVLIFDEMITGFRWSEAGAQGLYGVVPDLSTFGKALGNGFAVAALAGRRELMERGGLRDSHDRVFLLSTTHGAETHSLAAAMAVLTTYAEEGVTARLHALGERLAAGVRDAAASMGVADHVVVRGRASNLVFATLDENGRPSQRYRTLFLRRLLAGGVLAPSFVVSSALDDADIDHTVDTVAQACAVYRKALDATDPTPWLAGRPVKPVFRRLA
- a CDS encoding polysaccharide pyruvyl transferase family protein, coding for MKPGTGTPVRVGVFGLLGSGNLGNDGSLEAVLGYLRAEHPDAVVDALCGGPETVTARYGIPATRLHWYRGEYRTASRAGAIAGKGLGKLVDVFRTAAWVRRHDVVIVPGMGVLEATLPLRPWGFPYSLFLLCATGRLTGTRVALVSVGAAAIGRRSTRTLVRWSARLAAYRSYRDDLSRDAMRAMGVDTARDEVYPDLAFALPVPGAGVPPDPPGPVCVGVMAFHGGNDDRARAEEIHRRYLDGTTRFVRALAEDGRQVRLLTGDEADATVVAAILEAVDSPLVTAAEAASLADLMKETAAAATVVATRYHNLICALKAGTPTLALSYAAKSEALMARMGLGVYCHPAREVDADRLLEQFRALERRSAELRRTLTERNELAARQLDHQFTALTKTLFPATDHTHTHAQALREAP
- a CDS encoding phosphatase PAP2 family protein: MLSSSVRAALGPVAVLGALTVAVIGILIAGDNGPGRVDAWLQPDMGGVRPPWRKAALAVDFLAEPAGAALLVMAAVTVFLLLRLPRAAVFIVVGAGLTVGTTKLLKPLVGRTINGEHLSYPSGHTAFLTAFALMVALLAAGRLGLGRTAGLLLVLTAALAAGAAMGWAQVALSAHYPTDVLGGWCTALAVVPATAWLVDRTADAARPERDRRRVRPAGGRRA
- the rfbC gene encoding dTDP-4-dehydrorhamnose 3,5-epimerase; this encodes MKATGIPEIDGAYLFEPVPYADERGFFCRTFDADVIRSVGLDPDAFVQDSVSRSVRGVLRGLHLRSGAGEAKLVRCSYGKIFDVVVDLRTDSPTYRNRAFFELSGETQKTLYIPAGCAHGFQALTETADTSYRIDRPHDPAEDVTIAFDDPELAIPWPLPAVSMSRRDREAPTLAEALKHREHREHREHQEHQEHQEHQVNRENEENRENEENRES
- the metE gene encoding 5-methyltetrahydropteroyltriglutamate--homocysteine S-methyltransferase; the protein is MTTKSAAAAARATVYGYPRQGKNRELKKAVEGYWAGTVTAEALRTTAAGLRGETWRQLAAAGVGEVPTGDFSYYDQVLDTTVMVGAIPPRHRAAVAADALDGYFAMARGTQDAPPLEMTKWFDTNYHYLVPELGPDTVFTADSGKQTAELREALALGLTPRPVLVGPVTYLLLAEPAPGVPAGFDPLTLLDRLLPVYAEVLADLRAAGAEWVQLDEPALVQDRTPAELNAAARAYRDLGALTARPKLLVASYFDRLGEALPVLAKAPVEGLAVDFTGSAAANLGELAAAGGLPGKRLVAGVVDGRNIWVDDLERSLGTLGTLLGLADRVDVAASCSLLHVPLDTAAERDIDPQILRWLSFARQKTAEIVTLARGLTHGTGAIAGELAANRAARSSRAASPITRDPAVRARTAAVTETDAHRSEPYGVRTVAQRTRLGLPLLPTTTIGSFPQTGELRTARAELRAGRIDSAAYEKRIEAEIRDVVDFQEKAGIDVLVHGEPERNDMVQYFAERLTGYLATRHGWVQSYGTRYVRPPILAGDISRPEPMTVRWTAYAQSLTSRPVKGMLTGPVTMLAWSFVRDDQPLADTARQVALALRDEVHDLEAAGSSVIQVDEPALRETLPLRAADQPAYLAWATEAFRLTTAGVRPSTQIHTHMCYADFGDIVQAIDELDADVISLEAARSHMRIARELAAHGYPREAGPGVYDIHSPRVPTTEEIVRLLRAGLQAVPAERLWVNPDCGLKTRGLPETRASLRNLVAAARTVRAEVPGS
- a CDS encoding GlxA family transcriptional regulator, producing the protein MSHIVFLLVPGLHLLDLAGPAQVFSTAADFGHSYQLSYVAEQPTVPTTQGLPLTARLDPPDLGPGDLIVVPGWRSRTLAASPPVGAACLQLLRDHHAQGGTVAGVCAGAELLGRAGLLDGRRCTTHHDVQDELAHRYPKASVVRDVLYTTDDRVVTSAGVASGIDLALHLIATRHGPGAAARVARDMVVYARRNGGEPQTSAMLRARSHFDDTVHRVQDLLDTRFDQPMPLRALAAAEGVSERTLTRLFTRATGGLTPLRYQQALRLERAEYLIGHGTTVDAAARAVGFEDPRMLRRLRARGVR